The following are encoded in a window of Megalopta genalis isolate 19385.01 chromosome 6, iyMegGena1_principal, whole genome shotgun sequence genomic DNA:
- the LOC117226272 gene encoding hexokinase type 2: protein MVVPTEHALNDAIQVSPLVLSDDVKRQRIEQKVAGLRFSVATINEIQDVFVSEMIKGIHQQPSSLQMENTYVPELLDGTEEGLYLALDLGGTNFRLLLVELMHGTTIREEVEKYRISSDLKVGSAIRLFDYLAKCVSDFVIAQGLQDVELPLGFTFSFPMVQHSLDIGMLVTWTKTFNCPDAVSEDAVRLLREALDRRGDTKVKVVAILNDTTGTLVQGSALDSDTAIGLILGTGSNACYLERADRVEHWETERHGEREVIIDIEWGAFGDNGVLDFIKTDYDRENDANSLIVNSFTFEKYISGKYLGELVRIVLASLTKEGMLFTGDHHPGSILIPGKLTTELVSDIEQDSVEGGSSNTVRILSMFGIVPDEDDVSIVQYVCEVVSNRAALLVAICLAVLLKRIDKELVTIAVDGSLYKHHPRLETWIRQYISLLVPDHKFKIIHAEDGSGKGAALVAAIAQRLQQRID from the exons ATGGTCGTCCCTACGGAACACGCCCTCAATGATGCGATACAGGTATCGCCGCTCGTGCTATCGGATGATGTTAAACGGCAGAGG ATCGAGCAAAAGGTCGCAGGGTTGCGATTTTCCGTCGCGACCATAAATGAGATCCAAGATGTGTTCGTGTCGGAAATGATCAAGGGGATTCATCAGCAGCCGTCGTCGTTACAAATGGAGAACACTTATGTGCCGGAACTCCTCGACGGCACAG AGGAAGGCTTGTATTTGGCGTTGGATCTCGGAGGTACCAACTTCCGATTGCTTCTGGTGGAACTGATGCACGGTACAACAATACGCGAGGAAGTAGAGAAGTATCGTATCAGCTCCGATTTGAAAGTGGGATCGGCCATTCGCCTCTTCGACTATCTGGCCAAATGTGTCAGTGATTTCGTCATCGCGCAGGGTCTTCAGGATGTAGAGCTTCCCCTCG GTTTCACCTTTTCGTTCCCTATGGTTCAACATTCCTTGGATATTGGCATGCTGGTGACCTGGACTAAAACCTTCAACTGCCCTGACGCAGTTAGCGAGGATGCTGTGAGACTACTGCGCGAAGCATTAGATCGTCGCGGCGATACCAAGGTCAAGGTTGTTGCCATTTTAAACGACACTACGGGAACGTTGGTTCAAGGATCCGCTCTGGACTCTGATACAGCCATTGGTCTGATATTGGGTACCGGAAGCAACGCTTGCTATCTCGAACGTGCGGATCGGGTCGAACATTGGGAAACTGAACGACACGGAGAACGCGAA GTTATCATCGACATCGAATGGGGTGCGTTTGGAGATAATGGTGTCTTGGATTTCATCAAGACAGACTATGATCGTGAGAACGACGCAAACTCTCTCATTGTAAATTCATTCAC GTTCGAAAAATATATTAGTGGGAAATACTTAGGCGAGCTAGTGCGAATTGTTCTCGCAAGTTTAACCAAAGAAGGGATGTTGTTTACCGGAGACCACCATCCTGGATCCATTTTGATACCTGGAAAACTTACAACAGAATTGGTTTCAGACATCGAACA AGATTCTGTAGAGGGTGGTAGCAGCAACACTGTGAGAATCTTGAGCATGTTTGGTATCGTTCCAGACGAAGACGACGTCAGCATTGTTCAATACGTCTGCGAGGTAGTTTCGAACCGCGCGGCTCTTCTTGTAGCGATAT GTCTCGCGGTATTATTGAAGCGGATCGATAAAGAACTCGTAACGATTGCTGTAGACGGATCCCTATACAAGCATCATCCCAGGCTGGAGACCTGGATCAGGCAGTACATTTCGCTGCTGGTTCCTGATCACAAG TTTAAGATAATTCACGCCGAAGACGGAAGCGGGAAAGGAGCAGCGCTGGTTGCCGCGATCGCACAAAGACTTCAACAAAGAATAGACTAG